DNA from Hwangdonia lutea:
GTTAATCGTATTTTTGACAATCATTTATTTTTCAGAAAAAAATCAAATTAAACAATTATTAAAGCGTTGATATGCAAATTAAAATAATAAACAAATCCAATCACGATTTACCACACTACGAAACCATAGCCTCGGCAGGGATGGATTTACGTGCAAATATTTCAGAATCCAGAACCTTAAAACCCTTGGAACGCAGTATTGTTGGTACGGGTTTATTCATTGAATTACCCATAGGTTTTGAAGCCCAAGTGCGCCCACGAAGTGGATTGGCAGCAAAGAAAGGCATTACGGTTTTAAATGCACCGGGAACGATTGATGCCGATTACAGAGGGGAAATTGGCGTGATTTTAGTAAACCTTTCCAACGAAGATTTTGTAATCAATAATGGCGAACGGATTGCGCAATTGGTTATTGCAAAACACGAACGTGCCGAATGGATCGAAGTCGAAACCCTATCTGAAACCTCTCGTGGCGAAGGTGGATTTGGAAGTACAGGAACGAAGTAAATTCCTGCAAACGCAGGAATATCCTAATCGATAAAAATGAAACAATGGTATGTCTACATAATGACAAATAAACTTAATGGAGTACTATATATAGGAATAACAGATACTATTGAGGAAAGAGTAAAAGAACATAAATTAAAAGTTTATCCAAAATCATTTACTGCAAGATATAATTGTGATAAATTAGTTTATTTTGAAGAATTTGAAAATGGAGATGAAGCGTTGGTTAGGGAAAGGCAATTCAAAAAATGGAAAAGAGATTGGAAAATAGATTTAATTGAAGATATGAACCCTAGTTGGTCAGATTTGAGTGCCAACTGGAATTTGAATTATAATAAAATAAGACCATAAAGTTAACATTAAAAGATACCTGCTTTCGCAGGCAATTGTATGAAAATAATAGTACCCATGGCAGGACGAGGCTCTCGTTTGCGCCCACACAGTTTAACCGTGCCAAAACCTTTAATTCCAGTAGCCGGACAACCCATTGTGCATCGATTGGTTAAAGACATTGCTAAAGTTTTAAAACAACCCATTGAAGAAATCGCTTTTGTTTTAGGCGATCCGGCTTGGTTTGGAGACGATGTTGTAAAAAGCTTAGAGACATTAGCAAAAAGCTTGGGCGCTAAAGCCTCCATTTACCGTCAAGACTTACCGTTGGGAACTGGTCATGCCATTATGAGCGCAAAACCATCACTTTCAGGGCCTGCCGTAATTGCCTATGCCGATACCTTAATAAGAGCCGAATTTGATTTAGACCCAAAAGCTGATGCCGTTATTTGGACCAAGCAGGTTGAAAATCCAGAAGCTTACGGTGTGGTAAAACTCAATGAAAATAAAGACATTGTTGAGCTTGTTGAAAAACCCAAAACCTTTGTAAGCGACCAAGCCGTTATTGGTATTTATTATTTTAAAAATGTTGGCGTTTTAAAAGAAAAGCTACAAGAAATTCTTGATGAAAACGTTATGAATGGTGGCGAGTACCAAATTAACGATGGCATAAAACGGATGATGGCTGAGGGTAAAATATTTAAAACGGGCACTGTTGATGAGTGGATGGATTGCGGTAATAAAGCCATAACCATAGAAACCAATCAGCGGATGCTGGGGTTTTTAAAAGCCGATGGCAACGAGCAATTGGTGTCAAATTCAGCGACATTAGAAAACGCAAACATTATCGAACCTTGTTTTATTGGCGACAATGTTGTGCTTAAAAACAGTACGGTTGGTCCGTTTGTTTCTATAGGGAATGATAGTGTTATTGAAAATTCAACCGTTAAAAATAGCTTAATTCAAACCCATACAAGCATTAAAAACGCTAATTTAGAGGACGCCATGATTGGGAACCATGTAAAGTACGATGGCAATTTTACCAGCATAAGTATTGGCGATTATTCGATATTGGAGTAGTTTTGTTATTCCCTCGAAGGCGGGAATCTCATCAAACAAGTTTTTGAATAACTTTTGAAAACCATTTGTTATGTCGAAGCAAAGCGAGACACCACATCATTTATGAAACAAAATTTACACATATTAGTTTTCATTTTTGGATTATTTCTCTTTCCGCAGGCAACTTATGCCCAAGTCGATTTTAACAAAAAACCAGATGACGATTTAGGCAATGTAGATGATAAATTTCAGGAATTGTTTTACGAAGCTTTAAAGCAAAAAGGAATAGAGAACTACGACCGATCGGTTGAAGCCCTGTTAAAATGCATCGAAATAGACAACTCCGTACCCGTTTTATATTTCGAATTGGGTAAAAATTACAACAAGCTTAAAAACTTTGGTGCTGCAGAAGATGCGCTTAAAAAAGCCATAAAAATAGAGCCCGATAACGAGTGGTTTTTAGACGAACTCTATGGTTTTTATGCTTCTCAAAACGATTTTGATAAGGCCATAAAAACCGTAAAACAACTGGTTAAATACCACCCCGATTACAAAGAAGATTTGGCATCGCTTTATGTACAAACAAAAAAGTATAAAGATGCATTAAAGGTGTTAGATGAATTGGATGCGGAGTTTGGAATCTCAGTGGCTAGAGACGTCATGCGAAATCAAATTTACGAGGCAACGGGGCGCAAAAAAGACCAGATTAAAAACTTAGAATCGCGTGTTGAAAACAACCCGGATAAAGAGTCGAATTATTTAGCGCTTATTTTCCGCTACAGCGAAAACAACGACAAAGAAAAAGCTTTTGAAACCGCCAAGGAACTTCTTAAAATTAATCCGAAATCACAAATTGTCCATTTAGCTTTATACAAGTTTTATTTAGATGATAATGCTACTGAAAAAGCGATTGAATCGATGAAAATAGTATTAAAAAGCTCTCAAATAAAACCAGAAGCTAAACTTAAAGTATTATCGGATTTTGTGAGTTTTGTTCGTGAAAACCCAGAATATGAAACCGATTTGGTTGAAGTTGCCGCTTTGGTTGGCGATAGCAATAATGGTAAAACCTTGGTAGAATTGGCACAGTATTATTTAAAAAAAGGCGATAAAACAAAAGCCTTAAAATACTACGAAGATGCTTTGGCTTTAGACCATAATAACTTTCAAATTTTGCGCAATGTGTTATTGCTTTATATCGATTTAAAACAGTTTGATTTGGCTTCGGAAAAAAGCAGTAAAGCCCTCGAAAAATATCCGTCACAACCCATATTATATTTAATACATGGCGTCGCATTAAATGGTTTAAATCAATCTGAAAAAGCGGTAGAAATTTTAGAATCTGGATTGGATTATATTATTGAAGACACCAGAATGGAAACCGATTTTTACAATCAATTAAGTAAAGCTTACAGCGCGTTAAACAATACAGCTAAAGCAAAAACGTTTGCTGATAAAGCGAAACAATTAGAAACTTCAAATTAATGCACAGACCTACTATTATTTTTATGCTGGTAACGTTGCTAATGGTTAGTTGCAAATCGAGCAAAACAATCCATACGGGCGAAGCGAATTATAACTTATCTACAAGGCAGTTAATAAATGAGAACGCCAAACAAGCAGTACGATTTAAAACCCTGCAAGCCAAACTTAAAATAAGTTATTTTCAAGACCAAAAAGAACAAACGCATGTGGTTTCATTTAGAGCTAAAAAGGATGAAGTCTTATGGATTAGCGCTACTTTTTCGGTGATTAGAGCCAAGGCTACTCCGGAAAAAGTAAGCTTTTACAATAAATTGGATAACACCTATTTTGAAGGCGATTACAACTATTTAAGCGATTTGTTGGGAACGGAACTGGACTTTAAAAAAGTACAAAATTTATTGTTTGGCGAAGCGTTATTTAATTTAAAAAGTGATGCTTACAAATCGAGTGTAGATAATGGTGTTTACGTGGTGCAACCTAAAAAACAACGTGAGTTATTTGAGATTTTCTTTTTGTTGGACCCGTCGTATTTTAAAGTAAAATCGCAACAAATCTCGCAACCAAAAACATTTAGGCACTTGCAAATAGATTATTTGGCATACCAAGAAGTGAAAGGGCAAACCCTACCGGAACACACCAAAATTATTGCTGTTGATGCCAATGCAGAAACCATTATAAAACTGGAATTTAAAAACGTATCGCTAAATGAAGACTTGCGTTTCCCGTTTAAAATACCATCTGGTTTTAAAGAAATTAAGTTATAACATTGAACACTAAAAAAACATATAAAGTTTTAACGCTGCTTGTTTTCTGTTTGTGCTTTGCTTTGGGCTTTTCTCAAAATAACAAACAGAAAGAGTTGGAAACCCGTCGTCAGGAATTACGGCGCGAAATCCAAAAAATCAATGAACTTCGTCTGGAAAACAAATCAAAAGAAAAGTCGCAATTATCGTTAATTGAAGATTTCAATTATAAAATAAACGTACTAAACAACCTTATTAAAGTAACCAACCAACAGGCCAATTTAATCACTAGGGAAATTAGCTCAAATCAAAAGAAAATCACTAAGCTAAGAGACGAATTAAAACAGTTAAAAGAAGACTATGCAGCTATGATTGTAAAGTCATACAAAAGCAAAAATCAACAAAGCAGGATAATGTTTTTGCTGTCCTCAAACGATTTTAAACAAGCTTATAAACGACTGCAATACATTAAACAATATAGCGATCACCAAAAGCAACAAGGCGAAACCATAAAAGCAAAAACAAAAGAATTACAGGATATTAACACCAATTTATTAAAGCAAAAAGAAGCAAAGCAAAAGTTAATTGCTGAAAATAGGGAGACTCAAAAATCATTGGAGGCCGAACGCAAACAACATCAGGTTTTGATGCAATCGATTAAAAAGAACATCAATCTGTATACCACACAAATAAAAAACAGAGAACGGGAAGCCCGAAGAATAGATGCCGAGATAGACAAAATTATAAAAGCTGCCATTGCAAAATCGAATAAAAAAGCAGGTAAATCTACAAGCTCAAAAACCTTTGCCTTAACACCAGCGGGTAAAGCTTTGGCCAAAGATTTTGAATCGAATAAAGGTAAGTTGGGTTGGCCAGTTGAAAAAGGCATTGTAAAAGTACGTTACGGTACGCAACCCCATCCTATAAACCGATCGTTAACCATTAAAAGCAACGGGGTTAGAATTGCCACCGAAAAAAATGCTAAGGTTAGGGCTGTTTTTAGTGGCGAGGTAATTGGTGTTGTTGCCATGAAAAACATAAATCCGCTGGTTATGATTCGCCACGGAAATTACATTACAACCTACAAAAACCTATCTAAAGTTTATGTAAAAGAAGGCGATAAAGTGACAACCAAACAGGAAATAGGTGAGGTTTTCACCAATAAAAGAACCGGAGAAACCATTTTAAGCTTTAGCATCTCGAAAGAAAGCAGCACACAAAATCCGGCCTCTTGGATTTATAAAATGTAACGTATTTTAAATCATGCTGCTCGAATAGCTCTCGGTATTTCTTTAACAACTCATAAAAATAAAGTCACACCCGTACAAAAATATAGCCTTTTCTTGTTTTTCTGTAGTGGTTTCCATTCCAAAAATAGTAGCGTTTGCCTTTAATTTTTACAATCTTGTAATGCTTAGGCGCTTTTTTAATAACAGTAACTTTTGCAGGCCTGGACTCTACATAGGTTGCACAAGATGTTGCGCTAAGCATAAATAACACGGAAAATAAAATAACTGAAGTTCTCATAGCCATTTAGATTTTGGGTTTATAAT
Protein-coding regions in this window:
- the dut gene encoding dUTP diphosphatase; this encodes MQIKIINKSNHDLPHYETIASAGMDLRANISESRTLKPLERSIVGTGLFIELPIGFEAQVRPRSGLAAKKGITVLNAPGTIDADYRGEIGVILVNLSNEDFVINNGERIAQLVIAKHERAEWIEVETLSETSRGEGGFGSTGTK
- a CDS encoding GIY-YIG nuclease family protein, producing the protein MKQWYVYIMTNKLNGVLYIGITDTIEERVKEHKLKVYPKSFTARYNCDKLVYFEEFENGDEALVRERQFKKWKRDWKIDLIEDMNPSWSDLSANWNLNYNKIRP
- a CDS encoding sugar phosphate nucleotidyltransferase, with protein sequence MKIIVPMAGRGSRLRPHSLTVPKPLIPVAGQPIVHRLVKDIAKVLKQPIEEIAFVLGDPAWFGDDVVKSLETLAKSLGAKASIYRQDLPLGTGHAIMSAKPSLSGPAVIAYADTLIRAEFDLDPKADAVIWTKQVENPEAYGVVKLNENKDIVELVEKPKTFVSDQAVIGIYYFKNVGVLKEKLQEILDENVMNGGEYQINDGIKRMMAEGKIFKTGTVDEWMDCGNKAITIETNQRMLGFLKADGNEQLVSNSATLENANIIEPCFIGDNVVLKNSTVGPFVSIGNDSVIENSTVKNSLIQTHTSIKNANLEDAMIGNHVKYDGNFTSISIGDYSILE
- a CDS encoding tetratricopeptide repeat protein produces the protein MKQNLHILVFIFGLFLFPQATYAQVDFNKKPDDDLGNVDDKFQELFYEALKQKGIENYDRSVEALLKCIEIDNSVPVLYFELGKNYNKLKNFGAAEDALKKAIKIEPDNEWFLDELYGFYASQNDFDKAIKTVKQLVKYHPDYKEDLASLYVQTKKYKDALKVLDELDAEFGISVARDVMRNQIYEATGRKKDQIKNLESRVENNPDKESNYLALIFRYSENNDKEKAFETAKELLKINPKSQIVHLALYKFYLDDNATEKAIESMKIVLKSSQIKPEAKLKVLSDFVSFVRENPEYETDLVEVAALVGDSNNGKTLVELAQYYLKKGDKTKALKYYEDALALDHNNFQILRNVLLLYIDLKQFDLASEKSSKALEKYPSQPILYLIHGVALNGLNQSEKAVEILESGLDYIIEDTRMETDFYNQLSKAYSALNNTAKAKTFADKAKQLETSN
- a CDS encoding DUF4292 domain-containing protein, which translates into the protein MHRPTIIFMLVTLLMVSCKSSKTIHTGEANYNLSTRQLINENAKQAVRFKTLQAKLKISYFQDQKEQTHVVSFRAKKDEVLWISATFSVIRAKATPEKVSFYNKLDNTYFEGDYNYLSDLLGTELDFKKVQNLLFGEALFNLKSDAYKSSVDNGVYVVQPKKQRELFEIFFLLDPSYFKVKSQQISQPKTFRHLQIDYLAYQEVKGQTLPEHTKIIAVDANAETIIKLEFKNVSLNEDLRFPFKIPSGFKEIKL
- a CDS encoding murein hydrolase activator EnvC family protein — its product is MNTKKTYKVLTLLVFCLCFALGFSQNNKQKELETRRQELRREIQKINELRLENKSKEKSQLSLIEDFNYKINVLNNLIKVTNQQANLITREISSNQKKITKLRDELKQLKEDYAAMIVKSYKSKNQQSRIMFLLSSNDFKQAYKRLQYIKQYSDHQKQQGETIKAKTKELQDINTNLLKQKEAKQKLIAENRETQKSLEAERKQHQVLMQSIKKNINLYTTQIKNREREARRIDAEIDKIIKAAIAKSNKKAGKSTSSKTFALTPAGKALAKDFESNKGKLGWPVEKGIVKVRYGTQPHPINRSLTIKSNGVRIATEKNAKVRAVFSGEVIGVVAMKNINPLVMIRHGNYITTYKNLSKVYVKEGDKVTTKQEIGEVFTNKRTGETILSFSISKESSTQNPASWIYKM
- a CDS encoding DUF6515 family protein → MRTSVILFSVLFMLSATSCATYVESRPAKVTVIKKAPKHYKIVKIKGKRYYFWNGNHYRKTRKGYIFVRV